One segment of Nostoc flagelliforme CCNUN1 DNA contains the following:
- the aroQ gene encoding type II 3-dehydroquinate dehydratase, translating to MIARVVATNLKVLNSTLQPLSILALHGPNLNLLGQREPGIYGALTLAEINRLLEEEGFKIQAKVFSVQSNHEGILVDTIHAALGQHHGILINAGAYTHTSVALRDAIAAVNLPTVEVHLSNIYRREDFRHHSYIAPVAIGQISGFGAQSYLLGLQALVNHLRVKS from the coding sequence ATGATCGCTCGCGTCGTCGCCACTAATCTCAAAGTGCTCAACTCGACGTTGCAACCCTTAAGCATTCTGGCACTGCATGGGCCAAACTTAAATTTGCTAGGACAGCGAGAACCAGGAATTTATGGTGCGTTGACTCTAGCTGAAATTAACCGCCTGTTAGAAGAAGAGGGATTCAAGATACAGGCGAAAGTTTTTTCTGTGCAGTCAAATCATGAAGGAATTTTAGTAGATACTATTCATGCCGCATTAGGACAACATCACGGGATTTTGATTAATGCAGGGGCATATACACATACAAGTGTGGCATTGCGAGATGCGATCGCGGCTGTTAACTTGCCCACAGTCGAAGTACATCTGAGTAATATTTACCGTCGGGAAGATTTTCGGCATCATTCGTACATCGCCCCAGTAGCGATCGGGCAAATAAGTGGTTTTGGCGCACAAAGTTACTTGTTGGGCTTACAAGCTTTGGTGAATCATTTGAGAGTTAAGAGTTAG